TGATTGTAACCGCTGGCGCAAGTGAAGCACTGCATATTATAATGCAGGCTCTTGTGGATGAGGGTGACCGCATTCTCTGCGGTGATCCGGGGTTTGTGTCATATGCCGCGCTAGCGACTATGGCCGGCGGCCGCCCTGTCAGCGTCCCGCTTGATCCTACGCTGCATGTCGATATAGAAGCCGCAAAAACCCTGATGGATGGTGCCCGGATGTTTGTCCTCAATTCCCCGGGAAACCCGACCGGCGCAGTTGAGAGCAAGGAGTCGATCAAGGCAATCGTCGAGTATGCCAACGATCGCGGGGTAACCGTAGTTTCCGATGAAGTCTATGAGCACTTTATCTACGGGAAAAAACACTGGAGTGCTGCGCAATTCGGTGAGGATGTTATCACAGTCAATGCGACAAGCAAGACGTATGCAATGACGGGTTGGAGGTTAGGCTACCTGGCCGCTCCTCAGAACGTAGTTGGACAATGCCTGAAAGTGCACCAGTATTGCCAGGCATGCGCCACTTCCATCTCCCAGTATGCCGCTGTTGCTGCATATACCGGTGACCAGAGGCTTGTTAGTGTAATGCGCGATGAGTACCGGGCACGCCGGGATCTTCTCTGCAAGGCACTAAATAGGATGGGTTTTGAATTCCCGGAACCTGAAGGTGCGTTCTACACGTTCGTCCCGATGAAACCGGCACTCGCACAAAGAATCATCGAAAGTGGCGTCATTATCGTTCCGGGTTCTGCATTTGGCATGAATGCACCGGAGTATGCACGCCTGAGCTATGCAGCGTCCCGGGAAAACCTGAACCGTGCTATTGATAGGATACGACAGGCAATTGGTGAATGATATGACCAGGGAATTATTAAAAAAACTCTCCAATGCCCACGGGGTTTCCGGCAGTGAGGGAAGCGTTATTTCTGTTATAAAAAAGGAGCTCAAAGGGCACGTTGACGAGATGACTCAGGACTCGATGGGAAACCTCATCGCAGTAAAAAAAGGCAACAAATTCAAAGTTATGATCGCTGCCCACATGGATGAGATCGGGCTGATGGTTAAATTTGTTGATGATAAGGGATTTATCCGGTTCGTGGCTCTTGGCGGTTGGTATGCCCCGACACTGTACAACCAGCGCGTTGTCCTGCATGGCACAAAAGGTAAGTGTTACGGTGTGATAGGGGGGAAACCCCCGCACATGATGGATGAGGACGAACGCAAGAAAGGGGTGAAGGTTGATGAGATGTTCATCGATGTGGGGGCTTGTAAGCGAGAGGACGTTGAAAAGCTTGGCATCGAAGTCGGCACCCCGGTAACCATCGACCGGGAATTTGCCGAACTCGCCAATGACCGGGTGACTGGCAAGGCATTTGACAACCGTGCGGGTGTTGCCCTGCTGATCAAAACCCTGCAGCAGGTTGATTCACCGTTCACCATTTTTGGTGTCTTCACCGTGCAGGAAGAGGTCGGCCTCAAAGGTGCGCGGACGAGCGCATATTCCCTGAATCCAGATTGTGCGATAGCGACCGATGTGACCATCCCCGGCGACCATATTGGTATTGACATGAAAGATGCACCGGTAGAAATGGGAAAAGGCCCGGTCGTTACGATTGTCGATTCCAGCGGGCGCGGGCTCATAGCTCACCGTGGTGTGGTAAAATGGTTAAAAGATGTTGCTGCCCGGCACTCCATTCCGGTCCAGATGGAAGTGGGTAGTGGCGGAACTACCGATGCTACCGCTATCCACCTTACCAAAGGAGGAATTCCAAGCACCACCATCAGCATACCTTCGCGTTATATCCATTCTCCGGTCGAGGTGCTTGATACAAAAGATATCGATGCCGGTATCGAGCTTCTGGTGCAGGCACTCAAGGTTAAGCCAGATCTTTCATGAATTTTTAAATTTTTAAAAAAAATTACGCCCCGGCCGGGACTTGAACCCGGGTCAAAAGATCCGCAATCTTCTAGGATGTCCACTACCCCACCGGGACACGAGACTGAAACTTATGGTTCCCTTATCGACCGTCTTGATAATCTGCAGGACGATTCCGCTGTATCGAGCGTTCGTAACCTGCACATCCCTTCGAAAAGGAAGTGCATAAATTCCATATTAACACTGTGCCAATTGGTAAAGAACATATCGCTAAAAACCGGATCCAATGTGGCCGTAGCTGACGGTGGAGCTGTTGACTGCGGCACTCATGGTCTTTTTAAAAACCGTTAATTGGGCGTAAAAAGCATAAAACAAGTTTAATCATGATATCAGTGAATTATTTAAAAATTTTTACCAAACAAGAAAAATCACAAATAATTACAAAAAAAGATTAATTTTACGTTACTTCTTCTTTGCCTTCTTTGCGGCTGGTTTCTTCGCTGCCTTCTTTGCGGCTGGTTTCTTCGCTGCTGCCATTACAAGTCCACCTCCTGCCACATTTCGTTATTTAACTCATTAATTTAATTATTTAAAATATTTGTGGTAAATTTAAGGCATGAATGCAATTCCGGTTCGTTTTAATTGTGCTAATGTGGGTATGCATCCCAATTTTCTGACATGATTTCTGACTTAGTACATTTCATCCAATCGGGATAAACAATTTAAATTGTATCCGCTAACGGAAGAATATATGAAAAAACCTTTTATTATCGGGGTTATTGGTGGAATTTTCGGACTGGCTGCTGCGCTTTTTATGATTGTCACCTCAACTTCCAATGAATTTACCCTGTCAGGTGTCCAGGCAGCGCTTTTTTCAAGCATGGGACTGATGGGGGCAGCAATAACGTCAAGTGAAACAAAGTTCGCCGGCTGGATGCTCATATCTTCGGCGGTATGGATCCTTATCACCACTCCCCTAGCGGGAACACTCTCGGTCATTTATCTCTATGCACCCGCAATAATCTGTCTGGGCGCCGCAGGTGCACTTGCTCTTCTCGAACAGGAACCTGATAATCAAACCCTGTAAGCTGTTTAATTGTTCGTTTAAAATCAGGAAGATTACTCGCATCAGTTTTTATTTTATCAATACATATAAATGGAGCAATGCGCCCGTCATATCCTGGCAGGATCCTGCTTCGCTGGTGCGATCACTGCCATGTCCCGGTTCTTGAAAAACAATGTTATTGCGAAAAGATGACACGAGCCGTGCCTGTAACACCACCTGGTGACGCACGTCCTGCGTTTGAAGCTGATATCCATCTAATCAATACCATTTACACTGATCATTTCGGGGCCCCTCTTGTTCCATCAGGCCATATTGTTCTTTTGAATAAAGTGCCGGATAAGGACCGGATGGAAGAAATCATTATCGGCGGCGGAATTGCAGGATCGATCCGTTACATCCCCAACGAACACCGGTGGGAGCCGATTCCCCGACCTGAGGCTGGTCTTCTTCTCATCCCAAAAAAACGTTTTGTTATAGTAGATGACGGGGCAGTAATGCCAATCCGTGACATGGGGGCAAGCGTCCTTGCACCAGGGCTTGTCACTATTGATGATGCAGTGGAATGTGGGGATGAAGTACTCATACTCGATAAACACAAAACCTGTATTGGGGCAGGAAGAGCCCGGGCCGATTCAGAATCGGCACGAACGATGAAACATGGCGTCATAATCAGGACCCGGAAAAATATTCTCTCGATAATTATTCCCGGAACCGCAACATGGGAAGATGCCGTCAGGGCAAATACAGCCGTTCTGGAGCGGGCCGAATCGGCAACAGTCGGATTTGTTCAGGATGTCGCTAGATCCACCGGTTTGCACAAGAATGTGTCATATTCGGGGGGAAAGGACAGCCTGGCCACATTCCTTGTTGTCACAAAAGCACTCGGGAAGACCCCGCTCCTTTTTGCCGATACCGGGATGGAGTTTCCGGAAACCTATGCGAATATCGATACAATTTCACAGCGTTACGATGTTGATGTAGTGAGAACGGATGGGCAGACCAAATTCTGGGAGATATTCAGCCATCGGGGTCCCCCTGCGGTCAATGCCCGGTGGTGCTGTAAAACCTGCAAACTTGATCCCATCCAGCACCTTATCCGTGAAAAGTGGGGAGAGTGCCTTTCATTTATCGGTCAGCGCAAATATGAGTCCATGCAACGAGCCCGGAGCAAACGCATCTGGAAAAATCCCAATGTCCCGGCACAGACCTGTGCTGCACCCATTCAAAACTGGACCGCGCTTCATGTGTGGCTTTACCTGATGCGCGAACATGCACCTCACAATATTCTATATGAACGCGGGTTGGACAGGATCGGTTGTTTCATGTGCCCGTCCAGCGATATGGCATTGATCCGGATGATTGAATCAAAATACCCTTCCTTATGGAGCAGTTGGCAGGAGCGCCTATGCCAGTGGCAGGAATCCCAGGGGCTTCAAAAGGATTGGGTTTTTGAAGGGAGATGGCGATTACAAGGAGGGAATCCAGTACTTGAAGAAGATAGTGATTGTTGACTATGGCCTCGGCAACATGCGCAGTGTCATCCGTGGACTGGAAAATGCTGGTGCAAAAGCAGTTATCACATCAGATCCTTTTGAGATCGCGAGTGCAGAAGCAATTGTACTGCCCGGAGTTGGAGCTTTCCATGAGGGGATGGACCAGCTGGGTTCGCTTAAGGAAACGGTTGTTGCCGCGGTGCGGGACATTCCCCTGCTTGGGATCTGTCTGGGCATGCAGATGCTCATGGATACGAGCGAGGAACATGGGGCGCACAGAGGACTTGGGTTGATCCCCGGGCATGTAAAAAAATTTCCATCAGTCCCGGGTATGAAAGTGCCTCATATGGGTTGGAACTCCATCTGCATCGAGAAACCGGACAATCCGCTTTTTGAGGGATTTGCATCAGAAGAATACGTGTATTTCGTTCATTCATATTACGCTGATACAACACCTGATTTTACGCTCACGTCCACAACATATATCTGCCCGTTTGCATCGTCAATATGCAAACACAATGCTTATGGGGTCCAGTTCCATCCGGAAAAAAGTGGTGAGATTGGATTAAAAATGCTTAAAAATTTTATAAATCTGATATAATTATCTTTTAAATCCGGATTGGATTTGTTTTCATGTATTTTAAGAAACTTTTAATTCCTGCGATTCGATGATAATGGCATGAAGAAGCTCGCGGTTCTTTTCATTGGAATTTGTCTGTTAATCATCGGAACTGCATCCGCATACGGATTATATATTAACTGTTCTGATAAGATTCAGGTAGGACAACCCCTTAAAGTATCCCTTGACAGCAACTTTCCTGCAGGGACAAGTTTCGACCTTGTCTTATACGAATCACAGTACACTGCCACGGAAATCAGCCGGCAGACCATAACAATTCAGGAGGATAAACAGACGCAGTACAAACTATTTGATACAACAGGATTGCGGGGCGGGAATTATAAGGTCGAGATCCAGTTCCATGGGCCCGATTCGTCACGCCTGAGTTCTGACTCAGTGATTGTCAAAATTTTAAAAATAGCCGACCGTTCCGGTGAGATTACCATAACCGCACCGATTACCCAGAATGTGGATGAAGCCCTGCGCATTGAGGGATCCATCCGCAAAGCCGGGAATAATGGTGTAGAGATTGAGGTACGGGGCCCTTCAGGCCCTGTTTTCGGCCCCCAGTGGATTGAGACCAAAAATGACCTGAAATCCGGGGATGGGCAGTTCGTAAGGACAATCCCTGTAGGAACGCGCGGCGATTACCTGGTCAATTTTCAGGATATAAACGGATTCATCGGTACAATCACATTCCACGTTGTCAGTACTTCTCCAACAACAGGTCTGGCAACAGTGAGTACACCTCTCACAACCAAATCGACCACAAGACCACCGGTAACTACGGTCGCGACGACCACAACAACACCAACAAAATCCCCGCTTTCACCATTACTCTCTCTGATCGCTATATCCCTGATAAGCGGGATCGTGATAACATCTCTCACGAATAAAAACAGATGACATCAAATAAAAAATTTTAACCTATTTTCTTTTCCGCCAGACATATACTTCATAGCAGAATAGTGCCGCTATAACAACAGCCCCACCGAGAAAAAATGCTCCGGGGGTGTTGAGTGCAAAAGGCTGGGAAGCGACAATCATATCAGAAGCTCCCTTTGCATAGGCAACTCCTACCGCCGGCGAAGGGGCACCGGATATAGTATTCATTCCTTCCGCTAACCTGCCGGTAGTACCTATGCCAGACTCAAGGATGATAACCACCAGCGATCCAAATGCCACAATCGCAAAAAGGGAAGTATATTTCAGGAGCAGCGACCGGATATTTGTCTGCCGTGGTGCAACGATAAGGAGCTGGTTGGTGAGCATGTATACCTTCACTTCGCGACCTTTTACACTATATTTTGTTGCGGCAACAGAGATGAGCCCGGCATCAAGGAGATTCTCGATATGATATTTGGCAGTGTTCATCGGAATGGAGAGGTGTTCTGAAATCTCGGTGGAGGTCTTCTGTCCGTCACCTATGTACTTCAGGATATCGCCTGCGGTCCTGCTTGCCATCGCCTTTGCAATCCTGGTAGCCTGCTCAGCGCCTGGTTCCAGGAGAACAACCTGATCAGCCATGGAGTGCTGCAATGATCCGTTCGCGCCCGACTTTCAATGCAAGGTCAAGCTGTGCGATATTTGGCCCGCCACCCTGCGCAACCGAGGGCTTTCCCCCGCCTTTTCCACCAAGGAGCTCGCATACCTGCCCGATGATCTCGCCTGCATTTACACGGTTGTCTCCTGAAGCTAGGACGACACGTGCAGTCTCACCGCTTCCGGCAAGCAGCGCCACCCCACCCTTTTCCGATACAGTGCCCGCTATTATTGCAAGTTCGCGCGCCGGGAGATCCAGGCGTTTGACCACAACTGATATTCCACCTATTGTCTCGGCGACCATGTCCTGAATTTCAAGCTCTACCAGCTGATTGCTCAACCTCTCGATCTCTTTTTTCTGGTCTTTCCATTCATTAAAAAACCGGGATACTGTCGCAGGGAGGTTCTCCTGCTGAACGGAGAGGATGTCAGATGAGGAACTGACAATCTGTTCAAGGGTCTGCATATAAAAGAGTGCCGCGATGCCTGCAGCAAACTCAATCCGTTCAATGCCGTCCTGTATGTGCTCTACGCGGATGATCTTTATCATACCGACTTCGCCGGTATTCCGGCAATGTGTACCGGCGCACGCTTCAATATCCCCTGCTACCTTTACCACCCGTATTTCCCGGCCGGGGGGTACTCCTCCCTGGTACAGGATAAAGCCATATTTCTGTTCAGCCCGTGTCCGGTCTTCAATGGTAATTTCAACCGGCTGGCTGGTCATGATCATCCGGTTGGCGGCAATCTCTATGCGCCTGAGTTCATCAGCTGTGATGTGTTTAAAGTGCCTGATATCAATCCGAGAACTTTCGTGACCCTTCTGTGCTCCTGCCTGATGGATGTGTGCACCAAGCACTTCTTTTGCCGCATGGAGCAGGATGTGTGTTGCGGAGTGGTGACGCATCAGCGACCAGCGCCGCTCCTCATCCACCAGACCTTTGACCCGGTCTCCGCGTTTTAAAATTCCGCCGCTGATATGGTGCAGTACAACCTCACCAATCTTTGTGACGCCGTCTACACGAACCATGCTTTCTGCAGACACCAGCGTTCCGGTATCCGAGGGCTGGCCACCCCCCTCAGGGTAAAAAAGCGTCTGGTCCATCACGGCATACCCATCAAAAAAGTCAAGGACCACTCCTTCGAATTCAATTTCAGTTGGTTGCTCGTAATAGAGCTTTTTCGTTGCCGGTAATCCCTGTACTCGTTCGGTATACTTTGCCGATATGTCTTCTGTGACTTCAATTGCGGATTCCGAATGCATATCGGCGATTTGTGAATAGAAGTTATCCGGGAGATCAATAACTGCCCCTTCCTTTGTTGCAATATCCCGGATCATCTCAGGGGGAATACCATGAGAATCATAGAGAGTGATGATCTCGCTCGTCGGAACCCGCTGGCTCTTTGCCTTGTATGTCTTTGCAATTTTCTGTACGATCCGTGTCCCGCGTTCAAGGGTCAACCCGTATTTTTCCACTTCGCGGTCGACAATCTCACGGACAACTCCGGTATCCTGTTCAAAAGATTTGCCCCCGACAATATTCATCTGTTGTTCAATCATGTCGGCAAGCGGGTCTTTGATCTTAAGTTCGTTCATCATCCGCAGAGTCCTTCGGATGACAAGCCGCGCAAGGTAACCCTCTCTCACATTTGAAGGAACGATACAGTCACCGAGCATGTATGCAAGGCATCGGGTGTGGTCAACAACAGCATATATCTTCTCTATCGGTGTGATCATCCGGTCAAGTTTATCGAGCGGTACGTCAATTTGTGCAGCAACTTTCTTTCTGAGTGAGTAGAGGTTGGAACCGGAAATATCCATAAGTCCGGCAAACTTTGCGTTAAGTGCAAGGATTTTGGTGAAATCCTTGTTATCGAGAAGATGGGAAAGCCCTGCCGAACTCATGACCCGGCTGACCATTTCCGGAAACACGGCATCGTAGATTGTTGGCGACCCTTTCGATGCCCAGACAAACCGTTCGAGACCATATCCCGTATCGACAACTCTTGTTTTCATCGGATAATATATCTGGCCGTTCAGGTCGATTCCGGGTTGGCCGGTCTTCTGTTTCCCAAGGCTCATAAAGACCAGAGTGGCAACTTCAAGGCCGCCGATGAGTACTTCGAGACTCGGACCCGCGTTACCTCCACCGATCCAAGGGTGCTCCTTGTACGTCACGCGGTGCAGGTCGGCCCCGATAGATTCAAGGAACTGATCACAGAGTTCCACAGTCCGATCCTTCCAGTATATCTCATCGCTCTGGGTGTTGAAGGCATGGTGAGCCATCATTTCAAACATAGTGAGATGCCGCCCCGACCTCCCGACCGAATCCAGGTCGTTTAACCGGATGCAGGGCTGGGATATTGTGAGTGGATTTGCAGGAGGAGGGACGATCCCGGCCGTGACAAACGGCTGAAAATCTGCAATGGATGCAATGGTGAGGTAGATATCATCGCGCCACCGTGCAACTACCGGGTATCGTGCGAGGCGGGTATGCCCGTTTTTTTCAAAAAATGAAAGGTACGCTTCCCGCATTCCATCAAGCGTATTGCTTTTAAAAACAGGGTTGCTGATAAAATTATAGGGCTCGCAGGGTGCATCCCCGCAAATTTCCCTGCCGGGATCCCGGGTCCAGAACGCGGAACCACAGCTCTTGCAGACTTTCCGGATCAACCCATGTGTTTTAAAATAATCGAGCTGGTATTCTTCTTCAAGCATTATCCACACATCCCAGTGGTATAAACAGGCAAAATTTTAAAGTATGTTAAGCTGATCTTCCTATATGGCACGAATGGAACAGTTCTTAAAACAATATTCCAGGTCCTCAACCAGATCGAGTTATTACTCAAGTGTGGTGGCTTTCCTATCATTCATCTATGGTTTTAATCGTGAAGGCAAAAGAATTACCGATGATGAGAAAAAGACCATAGAGAATTTATCTGAACGCTATTTTGTTGAGGACCGGGATTATGAACAGGACCTGATCAATTTCTCAAACTATTGTGATGTGAAGAAAGCACCCACAACAAAGAGCTCTTACATAGCTGCGGTCCGGGAGTTCTATATTTTTAATGGTGTTGAACTGACGAAAAAACAGGAGAGGAATTTAAAGAATAAAATTTCCCGGGGCGGTCCAGTATCCGAAGAAGAAGATCTCACGAAAGAGAAAATCAGAATGATCCTCAATGCCTCGGATCTAAAATTAAAAACTCTCATCATGTTTATGATCACTTCGGGAGTACGTTTAGGTGAAGCGATAACCCTTACCCTCAATGATGTGAGAATTGATCCGACCGGGGAATATGGGGTTATCTCCCTTAAAGGACAAAGAAAATCCGGGGTCGGGACAAAGAACATACATTCCCGTAAAACGTTCATCAATAAAGAAGCGGTCGAGCTCCTCAATCAGTGGTTACAGGTCCGGGAAAAATATATTGATTATATTATCGGGAGGAGCCGGGGACGGTTTAGAGTTAAGACCGCTAAAAGTGATAACCGTGTGTTTCCTTTCGGGAAAAACAATGCAGAGAATATCATAAAAACCGCTTTGAAAAATGCCGGGGTTTTCAAGAAAGATGAGGACACCGGGAGATCAACTATCCATTTTCATCTATTCAGGAAATATTTTGTTACCAACCTGACCTATGGCGGGGTTTCTGATAAGTATGTGGATTTTTTCACCGGCCATATTGACGCTCTGGACCGGTCATATAACAAACCAACAACAGAGAAACTACTTGAAATTTATATGAAGGGTGAACCGTACCTGCGGATATTTGACGAGAGCGCATTAGAGATCGCAAAAACCCGGGAGGAGATCAAAGATACAAAGGATAAGGTCCGGGATATGCAGATTGAAAATCTCGTTATGAAATCGAAGCTACAGGACTTCGAGCGGGTACAGGCACGATTAAAAGAAGTTGAACAGAAATTGATGGCTATAAATTCCCTTGATAAAATGCAGGGATTACTTACCCCGGAAGATCATACCGCAATAGCCGAAAAAATTATCGCACTTCAGAAGGACCCGGGGAAACGATAACACTTTTTCTTTTCTT
Above is a genomic segment from Methanoregula sp. containing:
- a CDS encoding pyridoxal phosphate-dependent aminotransferase, with the translated sequence MQERFAERVRGIEISGIRRIFEAAGPDSINLGLGQPDFDTPQHIKDAAIRAIQEGKTGYTTNNGIPELRAAICDKFKKENGLAYQPDQLIVTAGASEALHIIMQALVDEGDRILCGDPGFVSYAALATMAGGRPVSVPLDPTLHVDIEAAKTLMDGARMFVLNSPGNPTGAVESKESIKAIVEYANDRGVTVVSDEVYEHFIYGKKHWSAAQFGEDVITVNATSKTYAMTGWRLGYLAAPQNVVGQCLKVHQYCQACATSISQYAAVAAYTGDQRLVSVMRDEYRARRDLLCKALNRMGFEFPEPEGAFYTFVPMKPALAQRIIESGVIIVPGSAFGMNAPEYARLSYAASRENLNRAIDRIRQAIGE
- a CDS encoding M42 family metallopeptidase — translated: MTRELLKKLSNAHGVSGSEGSVISVIKKELKGHVDEMTQDSMGNLIAVKKGNKFKVMIAAHMDEIGLMVKFVDDKGFIRFVALGGWYAPTLYNQRVVLHGTKGKCYGVIGGKPPHMMDEDERKKGVKVDEMFIDVGACKREDVEKLGIEVGTPVTIDREFAELANDRVTGKAFDNRAGVALLIKTLQQVDSPFTIFGVFTVQEEVGLKGARTSAYSLNPDCAIATDVTIPGDHIGIDMKDAPVEMGKGPVVTIVDSSGRGLIAHRGVVKWLKDVAARHSIPVQMEVGSGGTTDATAIHLTKGGIPSTTISIPSRYIHSPVEVLDTKDIDAGIELLVQALKVKPDLS
- a CDS encoding phosphoadenosine phosphosulfate reductase family protein, with protein sequence MRPSYPGRILLRWCDHCHVPVLEKQCYCEKMTRAVPVTPPGDARPAFEADIHLINTIYTDHFGAPLVPSGHIVLLNKVPDKDRMEEIIIGGGIAGSIRYIPNEHRWEPIPRPEAGLLLIPKKRFVIVDDGAVMPIRDMGASVLAPGLVTIDDAVECGDEVLILDKHKTCIGAGRARADSESARTMKHGVIIRTRKNILSIIIPGTATWEDAVRANTAVLERAESATVGFVQDVARSTGLHKNVSYSGGKDSLATFLVVTKALGKTPLLFADTGMEFPETYANIDTISQRYDVDVVRTDGQTKFWEIFSHRGPPAVNARWCCKTCKLDPIQHLIREKWGECLSFIGQRKYESMQRARSKRIWKNPNVPAQTCAAPIQNWTALHVWLYLMREHAPHNILYERGLDRIGCFMCPSSDMALIRMIESKYPSLWSSWQERLCQWQESQGLQKDWVFEGRWRLQGGNPVLEEDSDC
- the hisH gene encoding imidazole glycerol phosphate synthase subunit HisH, which produces MKKIVIVDYGLGNMRSVIRGLENAGAKAVITSDPFEIASAEAIVLPGVGAFHEGMDQLGSLKETVVAAVRDIPLLGICLGMQMLMDTSEEHGAHRGLGLIPGHVKKFPSVPGMKVPHMGWNSICIEKPDNPLFEGFASEEYVYFVHSYYADTTPDFTLTSTTYICPFASSICKHNAYGVQFHPEKSGEIGLKMLKNFINLI
- a CDS encoding helix-turn-helix domain-containing protein, whose translation is MADQVVLLEPGAEQATRIAKAMASRTAGDILKYIGDGQKTSTEISEHLSIPMNTAKYHIENLLDAGLISVAATKYSVKGREVKVYMLTNQLLIVAPRQTNIRSLLLKYTSLFAIVAFGSLVVIILESGIGTTGRLAEGMNTISGAPSPAVGVAYAKGASDMIVASQPFALNTPGAFFLGGAVVIAALFCYEVYVWRKRK
- the alaS gene encoding alanine--tRNA ligase, which codes for MLEEEYQLDYFKTHGLIRKVCKSCGSAFWTRDPGREICGDAPCEPYNFISNPVFKSNTLDGMREAYLSFFEKNGHTRLARYPVVARWRDDIYLTIASIADFQPFVTAGIVPPPANPLTISQPCIRLNDLDSVGRSGRHLTMFEMMAHHAFNTQSDEIYWKDRTVELCDQFLESIGADLHRVTYKEHPWIGGGNAGPSLEVLIGGLEVATLVFMSLGKQKTGQPGIDLNGQIYYPMKTRVVDTGYGLERFVWASKGSPTIYDAVFPEMVSRVMSSAGLSHLLDNKDFTKILALNAKFAGLMDISGSNLYSLRKKVAAQIDVPLDKLDRMITPIEKIYAVVDHTRCLAYMLGDCIVPSNVREGYLARLVIRRTLRMMNELKIKDPLADMIEQQMNIVGGKSFEQDTGVVREIVDREVEKYGLTLERGTRIVQKIAKTYKAKSQRVPTSEIITLYDSHGIPPEMIRDIATKEGAVIDLPDNFYSQIADMHSESAIEVTEDISAKYTERVQGLPATKKLYYEQPTEIEFEGVVLDFFDGYAVMDQTLFYPEGGGQPSDTGTLVSAESMVRVDGVTKIGEVVLHHISGGILKRGDRVKGLVDEERRWSLMRHHSATHILLHAAKEVLGAHIHQAGAQKGHESSRIDIRHFKHITADELRRIEIAANRMIMTSQPVEITIEDRTRAEQKYGFILYQGGVPPGREIRVVKVAGDIEACAGTHCRNTGEVGMIKIIRVEHIQDGIERIEFAAGIAALFYMQTLEQIVSSSSDILSVQQENLPATVSRFFNEWKDQKKEIERLSNQLVELEIQDMVAETIGGISVVVKRLDLPARELAIIAGTVSEKGGVALLAGSGETARVVLASGDNRVNAGEIIGQVCELLGGKGGGKPSVAQGGGPNIAQLDLALKVGRERIIAALHG
- a CDS encoding tyrosine-type recombinase/integrase gives rise to the protein MARMEQFLKQYSRSSTRSSYYSSVVAFLSFIYGFNREGKRITDDEKKTIENLSERYFVEDRDYEQDLINFSNYCDVKKAPTTKSSYIAAVREFYIFNGVELTKKQERNLKNKISRGGPVSEEEDLTKEKIRMILNASDLKLKTLIMFMITSGVRLGEAITLTLNDVRIDPTGEYGVISLKGQRKSGVGTKNIHSRKTFINKEAVELLNQWLQVREKYIDYIIGRSRGRFRVKTAKSDNRVFPFGKNNAENIIKTALKNAGVFKKDEDTGRSTIHFHLFRKYFVTNLTYGGVSDKYVDFFTGHIDALDRSYNKPTTEKLLEIYMKGEPYLRIFDESALEIAKTREEIKDTKDKVRDMQIENLVMKSKLQDFERVQARLKEVEQKLMAINSLDKMQGLLTPEDHTAIAEKIIALQKDPGKR